From Haemorhous mexicanus isolate bHaeMex1 chromosome 2, bHaeMex1.pri, whole genome shotgun sequence, the proteins below share one genomic window:
- the RPS11 gene encoding small ribosomal subunit protein uS17: MADTQTERAYQKQPTIFQNKKRVLLGEGGKEKLPRYYRNVGLGFKTPKEAIEGTYIDKKCPFTGNVSIRGRILSGVVTKMKMQRTIVIRRDYLHYIRKYNRFEKRHKNMSVHLSPCFRDVQIGDIVTVGECRPLSKTVRFNVLKVTKAAGTKKQFQKF, translated from the exons ATGGCGGACACGCAG ACGGAACGCGCCTACCAGAAGCAGCCGACGATCTTCCAGAATAAGAAGCGAGTGCTGCTGGGCGAGGGGGGCAAGGAGAAGTTGCCCCGCTACTACCGCAATGTGGGCCTGGGCTTCAAGACCCCCAAGGAG GCCATCGAGGGCACCTACATCGACAAAAAGTGTCCCTTCACGGGCAATGTCTCCATCCGGGGCCGCATACTCTCAG gtgtggtGACCAAGATGAAGATGCAGCGCACGATCGTCATCCGCCGCGATTACCTGCACTACATCCGCAAGTACAACCGCTTCGAGAAGCGCCACAAGAACATGTCCGTGCACCTGTCCCCCTGCTTCAG GGACGTGCAGATCGGGGACATCGTGACGGTGGGCGAGTGCCGCCCCCTCAGCAAGACCGTGCGCTTCAACGTGCTCAAGGTGACCAAGGCTGCGGGCACCAAGAAGCAGTTCCAGAAGTTCTGA